The following are from one region of the Candidatus Acidiferrales bacterium genome:
- a CDS encoding transketolase family protein: MSDSTVKTKLEFKMGMATREAFGRALAELGKENQDIVVLDADLSKSTYTNLFAKEFPERFFSCGISEANMVGIAAGLAASGKIPFVSSFACFLICKGFDQFRMSVAYPGFNVKAVATHSGISIGEDGPSQQGIEDIALVCALPGFIVSVPADEIATRALVRRAVEHRGPVYVRTGRPKVPILYSSDEEFQFGVAKKLADGSDAAVLACGLEVVEAVKAAEICQAEGIRVRVLDVHTVKPLDEEAVVAAARECGTIVTAEEHLLDGGFGSRVAALLGERCPTPLERVGIRDTYAESATPAELMDKYGLTAPHIVAAIRRALKKKQIPRPRSL, encoded by the coding sequence ATGAGCGACTCGACGGTGAAAACCAAACTGGAATTCAAGATGGGAATGGCCACGCGGGAGGCCTTTGGCCGCGCCCTTGCCGAACTGGGCAAAGAGAACCAGGATATTGTTGTCCTCGACGCGGACCTGAGTAAATCCACTTACACGAATCTTTTTGCCAAGGAGTTTCCGGAGCGCTTTTTTAGCTGCGGCATCTCGGAGGCGAATATGGTCGGGATTGCCGCCGGCCTGGCCGCCAGCGGAAAGATCCCGTTCGTCTCCAGTTTTGCCTGCTTTCTCATCTGCAAGGGCTTTGATCAGTTTCGCATGTCGGTCGCCTATCCCGGCTTTAACGTGAAGGCGGTAGCCACGCACTCCGGGATTTCCATCGGCGAGGATGGACCGTCTCAACAGGGGATTGAGGATATCGCTCTGGTCTGCGCCCTGCCGGGGTTTATAGTGAGTGTACCGGCCGATGAGATTGCTACCCGCGCGCTGGTTCGCCGTGCCGTTGAACACAGAGGCCCCGTTTATGTCCGTACCGGGCGGCCCAAAGTGCCCATCCTTTACTCGAGCGATGAGGAGTTTCAGTTTGGCGTGGCCAAGAAGCTGGCTGACGGGAGTGACGCGGCGGTGCTGGCTTGTGGACTTGAAGTGGTGGAGGCGGTCAAGGCGGCGGAGATTTGCCAGGCCGAGGGCATCCGCGTGCGCGTGCTTGACGTCCATACCGTCAAGCCGCTCGATGAGGAGGCCGTCGTGGCTGCTGCCCGGGAGTGCGGCACCATCGTCACCGCCGAAGAGCATCTGCTCGACGGCGGCTTCGGCAGCCGCGTGGCGGCCTTGTTAGGGGAGCGTTGCCCCACTCCGCTCGAGCGCGTCGGCATTCGCGACACCTACGCCGAATCGGCCACTCCAGCCGAGCTCATGGACAAGTACGGCCTCACCGCCCCTCACATCGTCGCCGCCATCCGGCGCGCCCTCAAGAAAAAGCAGATCCCCCGGCCACGGTCGCTTTAG
- a CDS encoding transketolase, which produces MFQPITDIRELKRKANAIRQDIIRMLGAAGSGHPGGSLSATDIVTALFFNVLRHDPERPDWRERDRFILAKGHAAPVLYSAYMESGYVSRDLLLTLRKLGSPFQGHPDKRFLPILEASTGSLGQGLSIAIGEALACRLDHLPSHVFVMIGDGEMQEGQVWEAAFFCNFHKVDNLTCILDYNRIQLDGWVKEIMEIAPVPEKWRSFGWHIIEIDGHDMEQVLRALKEAREIYGKPKMIVAHTVKGKGVSFMENVPKWHGVAPNAEETARALAELEAQAAAL; this is translated from the coding sequence TTGTTTCAACCGATTACGGACATCCGCGAGCTCAAACGCAAAGCCAACGCCATTCGCCAGGACATCATCCGCATGCTCGGTGCTGCCGGCTCCGGGCATCCTGGCGGGTCACTGTCAGCCACCGACATTGTGACGGCGCTCTTTTTCAACGTGCTGCGCCATGACCCCGAACGGCCCGATTGGCGGGAGCGCGACCGCTTTATCCTGGCCAAGGGCCACGCCGCCCCGGTCCTCTACTCGGCCTATATGGAGTCCGGCTACGTCTCCCGCGACCTCCTCCTGACGTTGCGCAAGCTCGGCAGCCCGTTTCAAGGCCATCCCGACAAGCGATTCCTTCCCATCCTTGAAGCCTCTACCGGCTCGCTTGGCCAGGGCCTTTCGATCGCCATTGGCGAGGCGCTTGCCTGCCGGCTGGATCATCTGCCGAGCCACGTCTTTGTGATGATTGGCGACGGCGAGATGCAAGAGGGGCAAGTCTGGGAAGCTGCCTTTTTCTGCAATTTTCACAAGGTGGACAACCTGACCTGCATCCTGGACTACAACCGCATTCAGCTCGACGGCTGGGTGAAAGAAATCATGGAAATTGCACCCGTCCCGGAAAAGTGGCGCAGCTTTGGTTGGCACATCATCGAGATTGACGGCCACGATATGGAGCAGGTACTCCGCGCCCTCAAGGAAGCCAGGGAAATTTACGGCAAGCCCAAGATGATCGTCGCCCACACGGTGAAAGGCAAGGGAGTCAGCTTCATGGAAAACGTTCCGAAGTGGCACGGGGTGGCGCCGAACGCGGAGGAGACGGCCAGGGCGCTGGCTGAACTGGAGGCGCAGGCAGCGGCGCTATGA
- a CDS encoding M1 family aminopeptidase, producing EEIRVDRYKLDVTVPPNVVITGKARVQFKAMQPGGRVLLFSLVPWLRVSEVLDEDDNKLAFFQPREPKEGEAFFGAYLAVVLPKPLEPDTLRYLRFTYGGKRVVRKVGTGNFFCQSYGWYPTVGYPGAHRYNYDFTLRVPKKYIAVATGTKTGESVEGDYLVTQWKSEEAMPEVGFAFGDYKVTTEKIGEVSLEVYANKSADDTLAQIETFARTERTGTVGLESLQPARLSKTVAAEVGNSLKLMQAFFGPYTYNKLAVSNIPYSYGQGWPSLLYLTSLSFLDSTQRHQLGIRDQVGISDHFRAHETSHQWWGNMVGWKTYHDQWLSEGFAEYSGTIYVLYRRDVKEYLNRLQQLRDNLTVKTRMSGEMVDSMGPIWLGRRVLSSKTIEGGNYYQDLIYGKGAYVLHMLRMMMFDQQAQDPDARFKAMMQDFTQSFHGRAASTADFQGIVEKHMTPVMNMAGNGKMDWFFDQWVYGTGIPRYKLTYQITDAGPGRWKLSGSVVQSEVPENFRMPFGIYATVSGKKGRLGFIQVVGKQTPFDVTLPFRPEKISINDFYDVLARD from the coding sequence CGAAGAGATCCGGGTGGACCGCTATAAGCTGGACGTGACCGTCCCGCCGAACGTGGTGATCACAGGCAAAGCCCGCGTTCAATTCAAGGCGATGCAGCCGGGCGGGCGCGTCTTGCTCTTTTCTCTGGTCCCGTGGTTGCGTGTTTCGGAGGTTCTGGACGAAGACGACAACAAGCTGGCTTTCTTCCAGCCACGAGAACCCAAAGAGGGTGAAGCTTTCTTTGGCGCCTATCTCGCCGTGGTGCTTCCGAAACCGCTCGAACCGGACACGCTTCGCTATCTCCGCTTCACCTATGGCGGTAAGCGCGTAGTGCGCAAGGTGGGCACGGGGAACTTCTTTTGCCAGAGCTACGGTTGGTATCCGACTGTCGGCTACCCGGGCGCTCACCGGTACAACTATGATTTCACGCTTCGCGTCCCCAAAAAGTACATCGCCGTCGCCACCGGAACGAAAACAGGCGAGAGCGTCGAGGGAGACTACCTCGTGACACAATGGAAGAGCGAGGAAGCCATGCCCGAGGTGGGCTTTGCCTTCGGCGATTACAAGGTCACTACGGAGAAGATCGGCGAGGTGAGCCTGGAAGTCTATGCCAATAAATCGGCCGATGACACTCTAGCGCAGATCGAGACGTTTGCTCGAACCGAGAGAACCGGGACGGTCGGCCTCGAAAGTCTCCAGCCGGCTCGCCTTTCCAAGACCGTCGCCGCCGAAGTAGGTAATTCGCTCAAGCTCATGCAGGCGTTCTTCGGGCCGTATACCTACAACAAGTTAGCCGTTTCCAACATCCCGTATAGCTACGGACAGGGCTGGCCCTCGCTTCTCTACCTGACCTCCCTCTCCTTTCTCGACTCCACGCAACGCCATCAGCTCGGCATCCGCGACCAGGTCGGGATTTCCGATCATTTCCGCGCTCACGAGACTTCTCATCAGTGGTGGGGCAACATGGTGGGCTGGAAGACTTATCACGATCAGTGGCTGAGCGAGGGCTTTGCCGAGTATTCGGGAACGATTTACGTTCTCTATCGGCGCGATGTGAAGGAGTATCTGAACCGGCTTCAACAGCTTCGAGATAACCTGACGGTCAAGACGCGCATGTCAGGAGAGATGGTGGACAGCATGGGGCCGATCTGGTTGGGCCGCCGGGTGCTCTCCTCCAAAACCATTGAAGGCGGCAACTATTATCAGGATTTGATTTACGGCAAGGGAGCTTACGTCCTTCACATGCTGCGGATGATGATGTTCGACCAGCAAGCCCAGGACCCCGATGCCCGTTTCAAAGCGATGATGCAGGACTTTACCCAAAGCTTTCATGGCCGGGCGGCATCCACCGCCGACTTCCAGGGCATCGTGGAGAAACATATGACCCCGGTCATGAACATGGCCGGGAACGGCAAGATGGATTGGTTCTTCGACCAGTGGGTTTACGGAACCGGAATACCTCGCTACAAGCTGACCTATCAAATCACCGATGCCGGCCCGGGGCGCTGGAAACTCTCCGGCAGTGTGGTTCAATCCGAGGTGCCAGAGAACTTCCGGATGCCTTTCGGCATTTACGCGACAGTGAGCGGAAAAAAGGGTCGCCTCGGCTTCATCCAAGTGGTGGGAAAGCAAACGCCCTTCGACGTGACACTTCCATTTCGCCCCGAGAAGATTTCCATCAACGATTTCTACGACGTCCTGGCCCGAGACTGA